A genomic segment from Nicotiana sylvestris chromosome 1, ASM39365v2, whole genome shotgun sequence encodes:
- the LOC138868081 gene encoding inactive protein RESTRICTED TEV MOVEMENT 1-like yields MDMIKVGPAGGNRGTIWDEKGRDLVGGIFVSYSRDRVLSLQFFFHENGNLVQSNKHGIDDCRNFYAVVFDYPSEFLTSISGSYINTGYATVLESIKFSTNKGSYGPFGCTLPSTGANNFNFEIGNHRFFGGFHGRNNSSGVESIGIYVKPIIPSMKNLRIQK; encoded by the coding sequence ATGGATATGATCAAAGTTGGCCCAGCGGGAGGAAATCGTGGAACCATTTGGGATGAAAAGGGTCGAGACCTAGTTGGTGGGATATTTGTTTCCTACAGCAGAGACAGAGTTCTGTCACTTCAGTTCTTTTTCCACGAAAATGGCAACTTAGTTCAGTCAAACAAGCACGGCATTGATGACTGTCGTAACTTCTATGCAGTTGTCTTTGATTATCCATCAGAGTTTCTTACTTCCATAAGTGGTTCCTACATAAACACGGGATACGCTACAGTTTTGGAATCTATAAAATTTAGCACCAACAAGGGTTCCTATGGACCATTTGGGTGTACCCTGCCTTCAACTGGTGCCAATAACTTCAACTTTGAGATAGGAAATCATCGTTTTTTTGGTGGTTTTCATGGCCGCAACAATAGCTCTGGCGTTGAGAGTATTGGGATATATGTGAAGCCCATCATACCCTCCATGAAAAACTTGAGAATCCAGAAGTGA
- the LOC104214975 gene encoding inactive protein RESTRICTED TEV MOVEMENT 1-like — protein MDMIKVGPVGKCGRHIWDEKGSDQIAGIFISYGEDIVFSLQFMFYDNGDLIISEKHGRRSYNQREDYCAVILDYPSEFLTSISGSFEKMNKKRTALSSIKFGTNKGSYGPFGTPSTENMDKTDFFNFQIGNYRLFGGFYGSQNEDSIESIGFYVKAIPSSIINLKDSTVNVKKEKDEEE, from the coding sequence ATGGATATGATCAAAGTTGGCCCAGTGGGAAAATGTGGTAGACACATTTGGGACGAAAAGGGAAGTGACCAAATTGCTGGAATTTTTATTTCCTACGGCGAAGACATAGTTTTTTCACTTCAGTTCATGTTCTACGACAATGGCGACTTAATTATCTCtgaaaaacatggtagaagaTCATATAACCAGCGCGAAGATTACTGTGCAGTTATCTTGGATTATCCGTCAGAATTTCTTACTTCGATAAGTGGTTCCTtcgaaaaaatgaataaaaagcgTACAGCTTTGAGTTCAATTAAATTTGGCACAAACAAAGGTTCTTATGGACCATTTGGTACACCTTCTACTGAAAATATGGATAAGACTGATTTCTTCAACTTTCAGATAGGAAATTATCGTCTTTTTGGTGGTTTTTATGGAAGTCAGAATGAAGATAGTATTGAGAGTATTGGTTTCTATGTCAAAGCCATCCCATCCTCCATTATCAATTTGAAAGATTCTACAGTGAAtgttaaaaaggaaaaagatgaagaagaataA
- the LOC104214977 gene encoding inactive protein RESTRICTED TEV MOVEMENT 1-like: MDMIKVGPVGGYDIGGTIWDEKGRDQVGGILVSYSKDGVDSLQFLFYENGNLVQSNKHGIHHRENFCAVFFDYPLEFLTSISGSSEKVSQYMSSTILTSIVFGTNKGSYGPFGKFSNDVDNDIDFNFHIGNHRLFGGFHGSQNCHGIESIGVYVKTTTSSMTH; encoded by the coding sequence atggatatgatcaAAGTTGGCCCAGTGGGAGGTTATGATATTGGTGGAACCATTTGGGATGAAAAGGGACGAGATCAAGTTGGTGGGATTCTTGTTTCCTATAGCAAAGACGGAGTCGATTCACTTCAGTTCTTGTTCTATGAGAATGGAAACTTAGTTCAGTCAAACAAACATGGTATTCATCACCGCGAGAACTTCTGCGCAGTTTTCTTTGATTATCCATTAGAGTTTCTTACTTCGATAAGTGGTTCCTCCGAAAAAGTGAGTCAGTACATGAGCTCCACAATTTTGACATCTATAGTATTTGGCACGAACAAGGGTTCTTATGGACCATTTGGGAAATTCTCAAATGATGTTGACAATGATATTGACTTCAACTTTCACATAGGAAATCATCGTCTGTTTGGTGGTTTTCATGGTAGCCAGAATTGCCATGGCATTGAGAGTATAGGGGTCTATGTGAAGACTACCACATCCTCCATGACCCATTGA
- the LOC104214976 gene encoding inactive protein RESTRICTED TEV MOVEMENT 1-like, with product MNMQKVGPVGGYGARKLSTIWSEKGRDQVAGFRITYGKHSVYSLLFMYYENARLVLSDRHGDCDDDEKRNYVPVVFDYPSEYLTSISCSVKHGPLLMFMASIKFGTHKGSYGPFGSPSTDGNDIDFDLLIGNRRLFGGFHGSENCYGVGSIGVYLKTESNDQEGSSSNKASKMTKIY from the coding sequence ATGAATATGCAAAAAGTTGGTCCAGTTGGAGGATATGGTGCACGCAAACTTTCAACAATTTGGAGTGAAAAGGGACGAGACCAAGTTGCCGGTTTTCGTATTACATACGGCAAACACTCAGTTTATTCACTTCTGTTCATGTACTATGAGAATGCCAGATTAGTTTTATCAGACAGACATGGTGATTGTGATGATGATGAAAAAAGAAACTACGTTCCCGTTGTTTTTGATTATCCATCAGAATATCTTACTTCGATAAGTTGTTCAGTGAAACACGGGCCATTATTAATGTTCATGGCATCCATAAAATTTGGAACACACAAAGGTTCCTATGGACCATTTGGGAGCCCTTCAACTGATGGCAATGATATTGACTTCGACTTATTGATAGGAAATCGTCGTTTATTTGGTGGTTTTCATGGAAGTGAGAATTGCTATGGCGTTGGGAGTATTGGGGTCTATTTGAAGACAGAAAGCAATGATCAAGAAGGATCTTCGAGTAATAAAGCGTCGAAAATGACGAAGATCTATTAA